A genomic stretch from Theropithecus gelada isolate Dixy chromosome 2, Tgel_1.0, whole genome shotgun sequence includes:
- the LOC112619060 gene encoding nmrA-like family domain-containing protein 1, with translation MASKKVITVFGATGAQGGSVARAILESKKFAVRAVTRDVTRPNALELQRLGAEVVKGDLNDKASVDSALKGAYGAFLVTNFWDALNKDKEVFQGKLVADTAKHLGLKHVVYSGLENVKRLTDGKLQVPHFDSKGEVEEYFWSIGIPMTSVRVAAYFENFLTAWRPVKASDGDYYTLAVPMGDVPMDGISVADIGAAVSNIFNSPEEFLGKAVGLSAEALTVQQYADVLSKVLGKKVRDAKITPEVFEKLGFPAAKEIADMCRFYQMKPDRDVKLTHRLNPKVKSFSQFISENQGAFKGM, from the exons ATGGCCAGCAAGAAAGTAATTACAGTGTTCGGAGCAACAG GAGCTCAAGGTGGCTCTGTGGCCAGGGCAATTTTGGAGAGCAAAAAATTTGCAGTGAGAGCAGTGACCAGGGATGTAACTCGACCAAATGCCCTGGAGCTCCAGCGCCTTGGAGCTGAGGTGGTAAAAGGTGACCTGAATGATAAAGCATCCGTGGACAGTGCCTTAAAAGGTGCCTATGGGGCCTTCTTGGTGACCAACTTCTGGGATGCTCTCAACAAAGATAAGGAAGTGTTTCAG GGGAAGCTGGTGGCAGACACCGCCAAGCATCTGGGTCTGAAGCACGTGGTTTACAGCGGCCTGGAGAATGTCAAGCGGCTGACGGATGGCAAGCTGCAGGTGCCGCACTTTGACAGCAAGGGCGAGGTGGAGGAGTACTTTTGGTCCATTGGCATTCCCATGACCAGTGTCCGCGTGGCGGCCTACTTTGAGAACTTTCTCACGGCGTGGCGGCCAGTGAAAGCCTCTGATGGAGATTACTACACCTTGG ctgtgCCAATGGGAGATGTACCAATGGATGGTATCTCTGTTGCTGATATTGGAGCAGCGGTCTCTAACATTTTTAATTCTCCAGAGGAATTTTTAGGCAAGGCCGTGGGGCTCAGTGCAGAAGCACTAACAGTACAGCAATATGCTGATGTTTTGTCCAAGGTTTTGGGGAAGAAAGTCCGAGATGCAAAG ATTACCCCAGAAGTTTTCGAGAAGCTGGGATTCCCTGCAGCGAAGGAAATAGCTGATATGTGTCGTTTCTATCAAATGAAGCCAGACCGAGATGTCAAGCTCACCCACAGACTAAATCCCAAAGTCAAAAGCTTCAGCCAGTTTATCTCAGAGAACCAGGGAGCCTTCAAGGGCATGTAG